In Brassica napus cultivar Da-Ae unplaced genomic scaffold, Da-Ae ScsIHWf_570;HRSCAF=852, whole genome shotgun sequence, one DNA window encodes the following:
- the LOC106451596 gene encoding malate dehydrogenase 1, mitochondrial-like, whose amino-acid sequence MFRSMLVRSSSSAKQSLIRRNLSSGSVPERKVAILGAAGGIGQPLALLMKLNPLVSSLSLYDIANTPGVAADVGHINTRSEVVGYMGDDNLAKALEGADLVIIPAGVPRKPGMTRDDLFNINAGIVKNLCSAIAKYCPHALVNMISNPVNSTVPIAAEIFRKAGMYDEKKLFGVTTLDVVRAKTFYAGKANVPVAEVNVPVIGGHAGVTILPLFSQATPQANLSGDVLTALTKRTQDGGTEVVEAKAGKGSATLSMAYAGALFADACLKGLNGVPDVVECSYVQSTITELPFFASKVRLGKNGVEEVLDLGPLSDFEKEGLEALKPELKSSIEKGVKFANQ is encoded by the exons ATGTTCAGATCCATGCTTGTCCGATCCTCCTCGTCGGCGAAGCAGTCGCTTATCCGCCGTAACTTGTCTTCCGGATCGGTCCCGGAGCGTAAAGTCGCCATCTTGGGAGCCGCCGGTGGAATCGGTCAGCCTCTGGCTCTCCTCATGAAACTCAACCCCCTCGTCTCTAGCCTCTCACTCTACGATATCGCAAACACACCTGGAGTTGCCGCTGATGTTGGTCACATCAACACCAGATCtgag GTTGTTGGGTACATGGGAGATGATAACTTGGCGAAAGCTCTTGAAGGAGCTGACCTTGTTATCATCCCTGCTGGTGTTCCCAGGAAGCCTGGTATGACCCGTGATGATCTTTTCAACATCAATGCTGGCATTGTCAAGAACCTTTGCTCTGCCATCGCCAAGTACTGCCCTCAT gCACTTGTTAATATGATCAGCAACCCAGTGAACTCTACTGTTCCAATTGCAGCAGAGATCTTCAGGAAGGCTGGTATGTACGATGAGAAGAAGCTGTTTGGTGTTACCACTCTTGACGTTGTTAGGGCCAAGACTTTCTATGCTGGAAAAGCTAATGTCCCTGTTGCAg AAGTGAACGTTCCTGTGATTGGTGGTCATGCTGGGGTTACTATTCTCCCACTCTTCTCCCAG GCCACTCCTCAAGCCAACTTGTCAGGTGATGTACTCACAGCCCTCACCAAGCGTACTCAAGATGGAGGTACAGAAGTTGTGGAGGCTAAAGCAGGAAAAGGTTCAGCTACATTGTCTATGGC CTATGCTGGAGCACTCTTTGCTGATGCATGCTTGAAGGGACTCAACGGAGTTCCCGATGTTGTAGAATGCTCATACGTGCAATCCACAATCACTGAGCTTCCTTTCTTTGCCTCAAAG GTGAGGTTGGGGAAGAACGGTGTGGAGGAGGTTCTTGATTTGGGGCCACTCTCAGACTTTGAGAAGGAAGGGTTGGAAGCACTGAAGCCAGAACTCAAGTCTTCTATCGAGAAGGGAGTTAAGTTTGCCAACCAATGA
- the BNAA05G14600D gene encoding sodium/calcium exchanger NCL yields the protein MRLRSLFSLLFLVLFTSSAYARYVAVHPSSADLISDGINGGSLDSGSIIKTVVSAPRAEEKEEACEQTYGFMPCTKTALGNVFLILVYGFLMFTAATYLSAGSELLLEILGPGIVGGLFLPMLGALPDAMLIMVSGLSGDAATAQSQVSVGMGLLAGSTVMLLTVIWGTCTVVGKCDLRDNIALNNQDTKGFHLKDSGVTVDVWTSYAARIMAISVIPFVIVQLPQVLNSTSGRHLAVLVALILSVLMLISYCVYQVFQPWIQRRRLAFAKHKHVISGILRHLKQHALGRLLDDEGQPDEHVIRKLFDTIDANKDGRLSATELKALIIGISFEDIDFDKDDAVGRVLQDFDKTLDEEVDQEEFVRGIKHWLIQAMGASGHSGPDAGPRTMKFLDHFHVQTKREHALLGDNENGENDEESGEVADPKWITIKAALLLLLGAAIAAAFADPLVDTVNNFSAATGIPSFFISFIALPLATNSSEAVSAIIFASRKKIRTASLTFSELCGGVTMNNILCLSVFLAIVYVRGLTWNFSSEVLVILIVCLVMGCFASFRTTYPLWTCFIAYLLYPFSLGLVYILDYWFGWS from the exons ATGAGACTCagatctctcttctctctcctcttcctcgtcctcttcacCTCATCGGCTTACGCTCGGTACGTCGCTGTTCATCCATCTTCGGCCGATCTCATCTCCGATGGAATCAACGGTGGAAGTCTCGACTCCGGATCGATCATCAAAACCGTGGTCTCTGCTCCCCGGGCCGAGGAGAAAGAGGAGGCTTGTGAGCAGACGTATGGATTCATGCCGTGCACTAAGACGGCGCTTGGGAACGTGttcttgattttggtttatgggTTTCTCATGTTCACGGCGGCGACGTATCTCTCCGCCGGAAGTGAGCTTTTGCTCGAGATCTTGGGACCTGGAATCGTCGGTGGTTTGTTTCTTCCCATGCTCGGAGCTCTTCCTGACGCTATGCTTATTATGG TGTCTGGACTATCTGGAGATGCAGCAACTGCACAAAGCCAAGTATCTGTGGGAATGGGTTTGCTAGCTGGCTCCACCGTTATGCTTCTCACTGTAATCTGGGGAACTTGCACTGTTGTTGGCAAGTGTGACCTTCGTGATAACATTGCTCTTAACAACCAAGACACCAAAGGCTTCCATCTTAAAG ATTCTGGTGTAACTGTTGATGTCTGGACCAGCTATGCCGCAAGAATAATGGCTATATCTGTTATTCCGTTCGTTATTGTCCAGCTTCCACAAGTGTTGAACTCCACATCTGGAAGACACTTGGCCGTGTTGGTTGCTCTAATCCTCTCGGTCCTAATGTTGATCTCCTACTGTGTATATCAG GTGTTCCAACCATGGATCCAAAGGAGAAGGCTTGCTTTTGCGAAGCACAAGCATGTTATATCAGGAATCCTAAGGCATTTGAAACAACATGCTTTGGGAAGACTTCTTGATGATGAAGGCCAGCCTGATGAACATGTCATTCGAAA GTTGTTTGATACAATTGATGCAAACAAGGACGGACGCTTATCAGCCACTGAACTCAAGGCGCTTATCATTGGTATCAGCTTTGAGGACATAGATTTTGACAAGGATGATGCTGTGGGAAGAGTTCTCCAAGATTTCGACAAGACTCTTGATGAGGAAGTTGATCAAGAAGAGTTTGTCCGTGGGATCAAGCATTGGCTTATTCAAGCAATGGGAGCTTCTGGTCATTCTGGTCCTGACGCTGGTCCTAGAACAATGAAGTTCCTTGACCATTTCCATGTGCAAACAAAGAGAGAGCATGCTTTGTTGGGAGACAATGAAAATGGTGAGAATGATGAGGAGTCTGGTGAAGTTGCAGACCCGAAATGGATCACCATCAAAGCAGCTTTACTGCTACTGTTGGGAGCAGCCATTGCAGCTGCATTTGCTGATCCTTTGGTGGACACAGTTAACAACTTCTCAGCAGCCACAGGGATCCCATCTTTCTTCATTTCCTTCATCGCCCTGCCTCTAGCCACCAACTCGAGTGAAGCCGTCTCTGCCATCATCTTCGCCTCTCGCAAAAAGATCAGAACCGCCTCCTTAACTTTCTCCGAG CTATGTGGTGGAGTGACAATGAACAACATTCTGTGTCTCTCGGTGTTCCTAGCAATCGTCTACGTTCGAGGACTGACATGGAACTTTTCATCAGAGGTGTTGGTGATTCTCATTGTTTGTCTGGTGATGGGATGTTTCGCTAGCTTCCGCACAACGTATCCTCTTTGGACATGTTTCATAGCATACTTGCTTTACCCATTCTCTTTGGGTCTGGTCTACATTCTTGACTACTGGTTTGGCTGGTCATAG
- the LOC106451591 gene encoding uncharacterized protein LOC106451591 isoform X1 yields MVKSEVKTEKLDDDITIKDNKHRRRVVSSAEAIDRKFKRTVLCVAKPSYLLSLLERSSTRCNYLKRLPKILSELLRQRNWREASGVLSVLMQGTMRDGSPSMNRLKYEAQIQIVSHLQPDKNNVEEIERIYDTWIGKIGKQHKEERLLVWFEQICHLLEHGMEKEAEYAAIGMMRSRDLGNLPRTNLYIGITCYRLWCRKYSEELEPKDADCSDSISNMSQSGSGVMAECSPRNESVYSVESSGSVRNVSEASVGNCEVNSDASTRDSGSVVEVKVKLENVKVEESCQHFTEPPRIYASSEENEEPLRDGVSFDPALVQILGKMDPWLLPFKPPEDPDCHGKIVNDSFYKDAVSYLRLTMQSPRYVSLAALHPLVQLLLIGGRVDEAMKLVEEMCNKVHDIKPFRIRAAMKEKFHNNSDELAKCYEDVLKIDPSCVTTLKKLIEMSKEDGYSRESLIEMIALHVEASFPEPQIWKEFAEMLILFFENVDEDRMSVCLNRDGEEGCQQTYSVRYNRTPRMFTGTSWTRRAKWWLNRHFSPEILETEMKKLEAEQINGDLEMLRLMSFKAACASRLYGPEFGYVTTVYGLLESCRNNIQNMCMLENDSNNIGMLENGRNSSELFNFVRRHRQNWNRIYNLE; encoded by the exons ATGGTGAAAAGCGAAGTGAAGACCGAGAAGCTTGATGACGACATCACAATCAAAGACAATAAGCACCGTCGCCGCGTGGTTAGCTCCGCCGAGGCCATAGATAGAAAGTTCAAGAGAACCGTCCTCTGCGTGGCGAAACCATCTTACCTTCTGAGTCTGCTTGAGCGAAGTAGTACCCGATGCAACTACCTCAAACGGTTGCCGAAGATCCTTAGTGAGCTGCTTCGCCAGAGAAACTGGAGAGAAGCTAGCGGTGTACTTAGCGTCTTGATGCAAGGGACTATGAGAGATGGTTCTCCTTCCATGAACCGCCTCAAATACGAg GCTCAAATACAGATTGTGAGTCACTTGCAACCTGACAAGAACAATGTTGAGGAGATTGAAAGAATATATGATACTTGGATCGGGAAGATTGGTAAACAGCATAAAGAG GAGAGGCTCTTGGTTTGGTTCGAACAAATTTGTCATTTACTCGAGCATGGCATGGAGAAGGAGGCCGAGTATGCCGCAATAGG CATGATGCGCAGCCGTGATTTGGGAAACCTTCCACGGACCAATCTATATATAGGAATCACATGCTACAGACTGTGGTGTCGTAAATACTCGGAGGAGCTGGAGCCTAAAGACGCAGACTGCAGTGACAGCATATCTAACATGTCTCAGTCAGGATCTGGTGTTATGGCCGAGTGTTCACCCAGGAACGAGTCTGTTTACTCTGTGGAGTCTTCGGGTTCTGTTAGAAACGTGTCAGAGGCTTCTGTCGGGAATTGCGAAGTAAATTCTGATGCCTCGACGCGTGACTCAGGGTCAGTGGTGGAGGTGAAGGTAAAACTGGAGAATGTTAAAGTGGAGGAGAGTTGTCAGCATTTTACTGAACCACCACGAATCTATGCCTCGTCTGAAGAAAACGAAGAGCCTTTGAGAGATGGAGTTTCATTTGATCCCGCTCTTGTTCAAATTCTTG GGAAGATGGATCCATGGTTGCTTCCTTTTAAACCACCAGAAGATCCTGATTGCCATGGAAAGATAGTCAATGATTCTTTTTATAAGGACGCTGTGTCATATCTGCGGCTTACTATGCAGTCCCCTCGTTATGTATCTTTGGCTGCATTACATCCTCTTGTACAG CTTCTCTTAATTGGAGGCCGTGTAGATGAAGCTATGAAATTGGTTGAGGAGATGTGTAACAAAGTACATGACATCAAACCTTTCAG GATTAGAGCTGCTATGAAGGAGAAGTTTCATAATAACAGCGACGAGCTCGCAAAATGCTACGAAGATGTCTTAAAGATTGATCCTAGTTGTGTAACCACCTTAAAGAAGCTTATTGAAATGTCAAAAGAAG ACGGGTATAGTAGAGAGTCGCTAATAGAAATGATAGCATTGCATGTAGAAGCTTCTTTCCCTGAGCCCCAAATTTGGAAAGAGTTTGCAGAGATGTTGATTCTCTTCTTTGAGAATGTTGATGAAGATCGAATGTCTGTATGCCTCAACAGAGATGGAGAAGAAGGGTGTCAACAAACATACTCTGTTCGATACAACCGGACACCTAGAATGTTCACCGGTACTTCATGGACACGTAGAGCTAAGTGGTGGCTAAATCGCCATTTCTCCCCGGAGATACTCGAGACAGAAATGAAAAAGCTCGAGGCAGAACAGATAAATG GAGATTTGGAGATGTTGAGATTGATGAGTTTCAAAGCGGCATGTGCAAGTCGTCTCTACGGACCAGAGTTTGGTTATGTTACAACAGTTTATGGTCTGCTGGAGAGTTGTAGAAACAACATACAAAACATGTGTATGCTTGAGAATGATAGTAACAACATAGGTATGTTGGAGAATGGTAGAAACAGTTCAGAATTATTCAACTTTGTGCGAAGACACAGACAGAATTGGAACAGGATATACAACTTAGAATAG
- the LOC106451591 gene encoding uncharacterized protein LOC106451591 isoform X2 has product MLRRLKEYMILGSGRLERLLVWFEQICHLLEHGMEKEAEYAAIGMMRSRDLGNLPRTNLYIGITCYRLWCRKYSEELEPKDADCSDSISNMSQSGSGVMAECSPRNESVYSVESSGSVRNVSEASVGNCEVNSDASTRDSGSVVEVKVKLENVKVEESCQHFTEPPRIYASSEENEEPLRDGVSFDPALVQILGKMDPWLLPFKPPEDPDCHGKIVNDSFYKDAVSYLRLTMQSPRYVSLAALHPLVQLLLIGGRVDEAMKLVEEMCNKVHDIKPFRIRAAMKEKFHNNSDELAKCYEDVLKIDPSCVTTLKKLIEMSKEDGYSRESLIEMIALHVEASFPEPQIWKEFAEMLILFFENVDEDRMSVCLNRDGEEGCQQTYSVRYNRTPRMFTGTSWTRRAKWWLNRHFSPEILETEMKKLEAEQINGDLEMLRLMSFKAACASRLYGPEFGYVTTVYGLLESCRNNIQNMCMLENDSNNIGMLENGRNSSELFNFVRRHRQNWNRIYNLE; this is encoded by the exons ATGTTGAGGAGATTGAAAGAATATATGATACTTGGATCGGGAAGATTG GAGAGGCTCTTGGTTTGGTTCGAACAAATTTGTCATTTACTCGAGCATGGCATGGAGAAGGAGGCCGAGTATGCCGCAATAGG CATGATGCGCAGCCGTGATTTGGGAAACCTTCCACGGACCAATCTATATATAGGAATCACATGCTACAGACTGTGGTGTCGTAAATACTCGGAGGAGCTGGAGCCTAAAGACGCAGACTGCAGTGACAGCATATCTAACATGTCTCAGTCAGGATCTGGTGTTATGGCCGAGTGTTCACCCAGGAACGAGTCTGTTTACTCTGTGGAGTCTTCGGGTTCTGTTAGAAACGTGTCAGAGGCTTCTGTCGGGAATTGCGAAGTAAATTCTGATGCCTCGACGCGTGACTCAGGGTCAGTGGTGGAGGTGAAGGTAAAACTGGAGAATGTTAAAGTGGAGGAGAGTTGTCAGCATTTTACTGAACCACCACGAATCTATGCCTCGTCTGAAGAAAACGAAGAGCCTTTGAGAGATGGAGTTTCATTTGATCCCGCTCTTGTTCAAATTCTTG GGAAGATGGATCCATGGTTGCTTCCTTTTAAACCACCAGAAGATCCTGATTGCCATGGAAAGATAGTCAATGATTCTTTTTATAAGGACGCTGTGTCATATCTGCGGCTTACTATGCAGTCCCCTCGTTATGTATCTTTGGCTGCATTACATCCTCTTGTACAG CTTCTCTTAATTGGAGGCCGTGTAGATGAAGCTATGAAATTGGTTGAGGAGATGTGTAACAAAGTACATGACATCAAACCTTTCAG GATTAGAGCTGCTATGAAGGAGAAGTTTCATAATAACAGCGACGAGCTCGCAAAATGCTACGAAGATGTCTTAAAGATTGATCCTAGTTGTGTAACCACCTTAAAGAAGCTTATTGAAATGTCAAAAGAAG ACGGGTATAGTAGAGAGTCGCTAATAGAAATGATAGCATTGCATGTAGAAGCTTCTTTCCCTGAGCCCCAAATTTGGAAAGAGTTTGCAGAGATGTTGATTCTCTTCTTTGAGAATGTTGATGAAGATCGAATGTCTGTATGCCTCAACAGAGATGGAGAAGAAGGGTGTCAACAAACATACTCTGTTCGATACAACCGGACACCTAGAATGTTCACCGGTACTTCATGGACACGTAGAGCTAAGTGGTGGCTAAATCGCCATTTCTCCCCGGAGATACTCGAGACAGAAATGAAAAAGCTCGAGGCAGAACAGATAAATG GAGATTTGGAGATGTTGAGATTGATGAGTTTCAAAGCGGCATGTGCAAGTCGTCTCTACGGACCAGAGTTTGGTTATGTTACAACAGTTTATGGTCTGCTGGAGAGTTGTAGAAACAACATACAAAACATGTGTATGCTTGAGAATGATAGTAACAACATAGGTATGTTGGAGAATGGTAGAAACAGTTCAGAATTATTCAACTTTGTGCGAAGACACAGACAGAATTGGAACAGGATATACAACTTAGAATAG